A genomic region of Xanthomonas fragariae contains the following coding sequences:
- a CDS encoding IS5 family transposase — protein MQLTFGDAEGLGKRKQTRREIFLAEMEQVVPWRHLLGLIAPHYPVSGRPGRQPYALATMLRIHLLQQWYALSDPAMEEALHEIRTLRRFARLGGLDNVPDETTILNFRRLLETHGLAARMLEAVNADLVRKGQSLRSGTIVDATLIAAPSSTKNTDRARDPEMHQTKKGNQWYFGMKAPIGVDEFSGLVHHVRCTAANVADVTVTHALLHGKEDSVFGDSGYTGADKREELQTCKAGFFIAAKRSTIQAIGNKRERRQEERWEYFKASVRAKVEHPFRVTKRQFGYTKVRYRGLAKNTAHVLTLFALSNLWMVRRQLLPARG, from the coding sequence GTGGTTCCGTGGAGGCATTTGCTCGGACTGATCGCGCCGCACTATCCGGTGTCGGGGCGGCCTGGTCGACAGCCGTACGCACTGGCGACGATGTTGCGGATTCATTTGCTGCAGCAGTGGTATGCGTTGAGCGATCCGGCGATGGAAGAAGCGTTGCACGAGATCCGGACCTTGCGCCGTTTTGCCCGGCTCGGCGGTTTGGACAATGTTCCCGACGAGACCACGATTCTCAACTTTCGCCGCTTGCTGGAAACCCATGGCCTTGCAGCGCGGATGCTGGAGGCCGTCAACGCGGATCTGGTGCGCAAGGGTCAGAGCCTGCGGTCCGGCACGATCGTCGATGCAACCCTGATCGCTGCGCCCAGTTCGACCAAGAACACCGACCGCGCGCGCGACCCTGAAATGCATCAGACCAAGAAAGGCAATCAGTGGTATTTCGGGATGAAGGCACCCATCGGCGTGGATGAGTTTTCCGGGCTGGTGCACCACGTCCGTTGTACGGCTGCCAATGTGGCCGATGTCACGGTGACCCACGCATTGCTGCACGGCAAAGAAGACAGTGTGTTCGGCGACAGCGGCTACACCGGTGCGGACAAACGCGAAGAACTGCAGACCTGCAAGGCTGGTTTTTTCATTGCCGCCAAGCGTTCGACGATTCAAGCCATTGGCAACAAACGCGAGCGCCGCCAGGAAGAACGTTGGGAATACTTCAAAGCAAGTGTGCGTGCGAAGGTGGAGCATCCATTCCGCGTGACCAAACGCCAGTTTGGCTACACCAAGGTCCGCTATCGCGGCTTGGCCAAGAACACCGCGCATGTGCTGACCCTGTTCGCACTATCCAATCTGTGGATGGTGCGCCGGCAGTTGCTGCCGGCCAGGGGATAA
- a CDS encoding cell wall hydrolase: MKLVWILWLSHVLPQPAADSLCLSTTVYLEARDQTLRGQQAVAEVALRRLDSGLWGDSMCQVVTARKQFAPTIVSPGTQLKNDDAWNKALDVALAAQRNWALPVGQRKEIVPGASHFAASAIASPSWRNAYQVATIGDHTFYRVQKLRPRTAS, from the coding sequence ATGAAACTTGTTTGGATACTTTGGCTGTCGCACGTATTGCCGCAGCCGGCTGCGGATTCGCTGTGTTTGAGTACGACCGTGTACTTGGAAGCGCGTGACCAGACCTTGCGCGGTCAACAGGCCGTTGCCGAAGTTGCGTTGCGTCGTCTGGATAGCGGTTTGTGGGGCGATTCGATGTGTCAGGTGGTCACCGCGCGCAAGCAGTTCGCGCCCACGATCGTGTCTCCGGGCACGCAGCTGAAAAATGACGATGCCTGGAACAAGGCATTGGATGTGGCGTTGGCAGCGCAACGTAACTGGGCATTGCCGGTCGGGCAGCGCAAAGAAATCGTGCCGGGCGCAAGTCACTTTGCCGCAAGCGCGATTGCAAGCCCGAGCTGGCGCAATGCGTATCAGGTAGCCACCATTGGCGACCACACGTTCTATCGCGTACAGAAGCTGCGTCCGCGCACCGCCTCCTGA